Proteins co-encoded in one Opitutus terrae PB90-1 genomic window:
- the typA gene encoding translational GTPase TypA has translation MNENIRNIAIIAHVDHGKTTLVDQLLKEGGAFRANQHVDERAMDSMDLEREKGITIKAKNTSIHWHDKIINIVDTPGHADFGGEVERALRMVDGVLLVVDAYDGPQAQTRFVLRKALNHGLKVVIVINKIDRENAEPAKMYDKVLELLMELNATEEQFDAPVVYGSGRDGYMMKKLDDKRENMAPLFQTILDHIPPPFARPNQPFHMLVSNIDWSDYVGRIAIGKILGGKISVGDPVFVVRNSTGQKARAKVTKVFEYSGLGTNEASMAVAGNIVGLSGFEDIDIGDTIAVNEEQKALPFTQIDPPTLEMQFCVNDGPLVGQDGRLVTSRQLRERLFRELKTNVSIYVDDTDRAGVFTVKARGAMQVAVLVETMRREGFELLVSRPTVIERRGPNGERLEPYETVWVEVPDECVGAIMQNLANRKGQLTNMEKMAHSTMIEATITTRGLIGMEIDVVNATSGRGVMSHLFKEYGPYAGEVLTRLTGTLLATEAGETTSYALVMVQERGKLFVGPGEQVYEGMIVGENPRNEDIPVNAVREKKLTNFRSQGEGVAAGLTPATKLSLERAIEYIAADEFVEVTPHHLRLRKRILSQTDRRKAERAAKAE, from the coding sequence ATGAACGAGAACATCCGTAATATCGCCATCATCGCCCACGTCGACCATGGGAAGACCACCCTCGTCGACCAGTTGCTGAAGGAAGGCGGAGCTTTCCGCGCCAACCAGCACGTGGACGAACGCGCCATGGACTCGATGGATCTTGAGCGCGAAAAGGGCATCACGATCAAGGCCAAGAACACCTCCATTCACTGGCACGACAAGATCATCAACATCGTCGACACGCCCGGCCACGCCGATTTCGGCGGCGAGGTGGAGCGGGCGCTCCGGATGGTCGACGGCGTGCTGCTCGTCGTCGATGCCTACGACGGCCCGCAGGCCCAGACCCGTTTCGTCCTCCGCAAGGCGCTGAACCACGGGCTCAAGGTCGTGATCGTCATCAACAAGATCGATCGCGAAAACGCCGAGCCCGCCAAGATGTATGACAAGGTGCTCGAGCTGCTGATGGAGCTCAACGCCACCGAGGAGCAGTTCGACGCGCCGGTCGTCTACGGTTCCGGCCGCGACGGCTACATGATGAAGAAGCTGGACGACAAGCGGGAGAACATGGCTCCCCTCTTCCAGACGATCCTCGATCACATTCCGCCCCCGTTCGCGCGGCCCAACCAGCCCTTCCACATGCTCGTCTCCAACATCGATTGGAGCGACTACGTGGGCCGAATCGCGATCGGCAAGATTCTCGGCGGCAAGATCTCCGTCGGCGACCCGGTCTTCGTGGTCCGCAACAGCACCGGCCAGAAAGCCCGCGCCAAGGTGACGAAGGTTTTCGAGTACTCCGGACTCGGCACCAACGAGGCTTCGATGGCCGTCGCCGGCAACATCGTCGGGCTGTCCGGCTTCGAGGACATCGACATCGGCGACACCATCGCCGTCAACGAGGAGCAGAAGGCGCTACCGTTCACGCAAATCGATCCGCCTACGCTGGAGATGCAGTTCTGCGTGAACGACGGTCCGCTCGTCGGCCAGGACGGCCGGCTCGTCACCTCGCGCCAGCTGCGCGAGCGGCTCTTCCGCGAATTGAAGACCAACGTGTCCATCTACGTTGATGACACCGACCGGGCTGGCGTCTTCACCGTGAAGGCACGTGGCGCGATGCAGGTGGCCGTACTCGTCGAGACGATGCGTCGCGAGGGCTTCGAGCTTCTGGTCTCGCGGCCGACCGTCATCGAGCGTCGCGGCCCGAACGGCGAGCGGCTCGAGCCCTACGAGACCGTCTGGGTCGAAGTGCCCGACGAATGCGTCGGCGCGATCATGCAGAATCTCGCCAACCGCAAGGGGCAGCTCACGAACATGGAGAAGATGGCGCACTCGACGATGATCGAGGCGACCATTACCACCCGCGGATTGATCGGCATGGAGATCGACGTCGTCAACGCGACGAGTGGCCGCGGCGTGATGAGCCATCTGTTCAAAGAGTACGGACCCTACGCCGGCGAGGTGCTCACGCGATTGACCGGCACACTCCTCGCGACCGAGGCGGGTGAAACGACATCGTACGCCCTCGTGATGGTCCAAGAGCGCGGCAAGCTCTTCGTCGGCCCCGGCGAGCAGGTATACGAAGGCATGATCGTCGGCGAGAATCCGCGTAACGAGGACATCCCCGTCAACGCCGTCCGCGAGAAGAAGCTCACCAACTTCCGTTCGCAAGGCGAAGGCGTCGCCGCGGGCCTGACTCCGGCGACGAAGCTGTCGCTGGAACGTGCGATCGAATACATCGCGGCGGACGAATTCGTCGAGGTCACGCCGCACCACCTGCGGCTGCGCAAGCGCATCCTCAGCCAGACCGATCGCCGCAAAGCCGAGCGCGCCGCAAAAGCGGAGTAA
- a CDS encoding efflux RND transporter permease subunit produces the protein MILSDVSIRRPVVCLVASILIVLIGLLSFRRLPVREYPDIDSPIISVSTTYPGASAEVIESKITEPLEKEISSIDGIRVVRSLSLEQRSEITVEFNLRRDVNEAANDVRDRVSRARRQLPDEVLEPQVTKTEADADPIMGFSLASDRYSRQELYDIADRFVVQRIQTVPGVGAVQIRGPRYAMRLWIDSDRLAAHELTVADVERALQQQNVEIPGGRIESVTREFTVRTQGSLVEVAEFENLILAVRNGYQVKFSDIGRVELGQNDYRGESYYRGVPTVGVQVFRQSQSNLLDLADGVKAQLPLIQASLPKGVTIDIGFDSSVFVDRSVAEVYKTLWEAATLVILMIFVFLRDWRATFIPLLAIPVSVIGSFAIMSWLGFSLNVLTLLALVLAVGLVVDDAIVMLENIYRRIEGGEPPIRAAVHGARQVAFAIIATTLTLAAVFLPVAFQSGQTGRLFFEFGVTLAISVLVSAFVALTLTPMLSSRMLKARLVGGHVKHGWLYEKTEPFFEGMNRRYAAMLNWTLRHKFWVLLGAGAVAALGPIFYLQLQRELTPLEDRSAFRAYFIAPVGSTPEFGHYYAGKMEQMLLDVPEVERTFRRSGDSNRAFMFVTLKPWEQRERKAQQIIAEMREKFRREITGGQAFPLAPRPFGQRGGSAGIQVVLQGSDFDQLQQLGDRMIAAMRERTDMFYLPRVDPSPTKPQLDVRIDRAKAADLNVPISEIASTLETLFGGKRVTTFQRGSQEYDVLVQVADEDRTTPSDLSRVYVKSSTGHLIQLTNLVQANEAVVPENYPHFMRLRSVTVSAQLVGNATIGDGVDFLQVQAEKLLPAGYTYAWDGETREYVESASDTWMLFTLALVFTFLILAAQFESWIHPITIFTGIILALAGGVIVLYCTRFWGTAMTDNLYSRFGLIMLIGLVAKNGILIVEFANQLQLEGRNAFEAAYEASILRFRPIIMTAIATILGAVPIAFASGAGAETRNPMGIVVVGGLSIATFLTLFVVPIFYVLVDHFAVKVTGHSSAYGLKKAEEIRHETAEEVEVAAPAK, from the coding sequence ATGATCCTGTCCGACGTTTCGATCCGGCGGCCGGTGGTCTGCCTCGTTGCCTCGATTCTGATCGTGCTGATCGGCCTGCTGTCGTTTCGGCGGCTGCCGGTGCGCGAATATCCGGACATCGACTCGCCGATCATCTCGGTCTCGACGACGTATCCCGGCGCGTCCGCGGAGGTGATCGAGTCGAAAATCACCGAACCGCTGGAAAAAGAAATTTCCTCGATCGATGGGATTCGCGTGGTGCGTTCGCTCTCGCTCGAACAGCGCTCGGAGATCACGGTCGAGTTCAACCTCCGGCGCGACGTGAACGAGGCGGCGAACGACGTGCGCGACCGCGTCAGCCGCGCGCGCCGGCAGCTGCCGGACGAGGTGCTCGAACCGCAGGTCACGAAGACCGAAGCCGACGCCGATCCGATCATGGGCTTTTCGTTGGCGTCCGACCGGTATTCGCGGCAGGAACTTTACGACATCGCTGATCGTTTCGTGGTGCAGCGGATCCAAACCGTACCGGGGGTGGGCGCGGTGCAGATCCGCGGGCCGCGTTATGCGATGCGGCTGTGGATCGACTCCGACCGGCTGGCGGCACACGAGCTGACGGTGGCGGACGTAGAGCGCGCGCTGCAGCAGCAGAACGTCGAGATCCCCGGGGGTCGCATCGAGTCGGTGACGCGCGAGTTCACCGTGCGCACGCAGGGCAGCTTGGTGGAGGTGGCGGAGTTCGAGAACCTGATCCTCGCGGTGCGCAACGGCTATCAGGTGAAATTTTCCGACATCGGTCGCGTGGAGCTGGGGCAGAACGATTATCGCGGCGAAAGCTACTACCGCGGGGTGCCTACGGTGGGCGTGCAGGTTTTCCGGCAATCCCAGTCGAACCTGCTCGATCTGGCGGATGGCGTGAAAGCCCAGCTCCCGCTCATCCAGGCGAGCCTGCCGAAGGGCGTGACCATCGACATCGGGTTCGACAGCTCCGTGTTCGTCGACCGTTCCGTGGCGGAGGTCTACAAGACGCTGTGGGAAGCGGCGACGCTGGTGATCCTGATGATCTTCGTGTTCCTGCGCGACTGGCGCGCGACGTTCATCCCGCTCCTGGCGATTCCTGTTTCCGTGATCGGCTCCTTCGCGATCATGAGCTGGCTGGGATTCTCGCTGAACGTGCTGACGCTGCTCGCGCTGGTGCTCGCGGTCGGCCTCGTGGTCGACGACGCGATCGTGATGCTCGAGAACATCTACCGCCGCATCGAGGGTGGAGAGCCGCCAATCCGCGCCGCGGTGCACGGCGCGCGGCAGGTGGCGTTCGCGATCATCGCCACCACGCTGACGCTCGCTGCGGTGTTCCTGCCGGTGGCGTTTCAGTCGGGCCAGACGGGGCGGTTGTTCTTCGAGTTCGGCGTGACGCTGGCGATCTCGGTGTTGGTGTCCGCCTTCGTTGCGCTGACGCTGACGCCGATGCTGAGCTCGCGGATGCTCAAGGCGCGCCTCGTGGGAGGGCACGTGAAGCACGGCTGGCTGTATGAGAAGACCGAACCCTTCTTCGAAGGAATGAACCGCCGCTACGCCGCGATGTTGAACTGGACGTTGCGGCATAAATTCTGGGTGCTGCTGGGGGCGGGCGCGGTGGCGGCGTTGGGTCCAATCTTTTATCTGCAACTCCAGCGTGAGCTGACGCCACTGGAGGATCGCAGCGCGTTTCGCGCGTATTTCATCGCGCCGGTCGGATCGACGCCCGAGTTCGGCCACTACTACGCGGGCAAGATGGAGCAGATGCTGCTCGACGTGCCGGAGGTGGAGCGGACCTTCCGCCGCAGCGGCGACAGCAACCGCGCGTTCATGTTCGTGACGCTGAAGCCGTGGGAGCAGCGCGAGCGCAAGGCGCAGCAGATCATCGCCGAGATGCGGGAAAAATTCCGGCGCGAGATCACGGGCGGACAGGCCTTCCCGCTCGCGCCGCGGCCGTTCGGCCAGCGGGGCGGCAGCGCCGGCATTCAGGTGGTATTGCAGGGCTCCGACTTCGACCAACTGCAGCAGCTCGGCGACCGGATGATCGCGGCGATGCGCGAACGCACCGATATGTTTTATCTGCCGCGCGTGGATCCGTCGCCGACCAAGCCGCAGCTCGACGTCCGGATCGATCGCGCCAAGGCCGCGGATCTGAACGTGCCGATCTCCGAGATCGCCTCGACGTTGGAGACGCTCTTCGGCGGCAAACGCGTGACGACCTTCCAGCGCGGCAGCCAGGAGTATGACGTGCTGGTGCAGGTCGCGGACGAGGATCGCACGACGCCGTCGGATCTCAGCCGCGTCTACGTGAAATCCTCCACCGGGCACCTGATCCAACTCACGAATCTGGTGCAGGCGAACGAGGCGGTGGTGCCGGAGAACTATCCGCACTTCATGCGGCTGCGCTCGGTCACGGTTTCGGCCCAGCTGGTGGGCAATGCGACGATCGGCGACGGCGTGGATTTTCTGCAGGTGCAGGCGGAGAAGCTGCTGCCGGCGGGCTACACGTATGCCTGGGACGGCGAGACGCGTGAATACGTCGAGAGCGCCAGCGACACCTGGATGCTGTTCACGCTGGCGCTGGTGTTCACGTTTCTGATTCTCGCCGCGCAGTTCGAATCGTGGATTCATCCGATCACGATTTTCACCGGCATCATCCTGGCGCTGGCCGGCGGGGTGATCGTGCTTTACTGCACGCGCTTCTGGGGCACGGCGATGACGGACAACCTTTATTCGCGCTTCGGGCTGATCATGCTGATCGGGCTGGTGGCGAAAAACGGTATCCTGATCGTGGAGTTCGCGAACCAGCTCCAACTCGAAGGGCGCAACGCTTTTGAAGCGGCGTATGAGGCGTCGATTCTGCGATTCCGGCCGATCATCATGACCGCGATCGCGACGATCCTGGGCGCGGTGCCAATCGCGTTTGCCTCCGGCGCGGGCGCGGAAACGCGGAATCCGATGGGCATCGTGGTCGTGGGCGGCTTGAGCATCGCGACCTTCCTGACGCTGTTCGTGGTGCCGATCTTCTACGTGCTCGTCGATCACTTCGCCGTGAAGGTCACCGGCCACTCGAGCGCGTATGGCTTGAAGAAGGCCGAGGAGATCCGGCACGAGACCGCGGAGGAAGTCGAAGTCGCCGCGCCGGCAAAGTGA
- a CDS encoding efflux RND transporter periplasmic adaptor subunit, with translation MPSSRTTFTTMLGLALALGLGGCNKKTETRGAAVAQRQPVEVAPLTRQDLAETLNLVGSLAANESATIRPETTGLVREIHFEEGQQVVKGQVLVKIDDSELRAQLTQAEARYRLAELNLQRAERLGETQSTSVADVDRARSEFASAKSELDLIRVRLDRTEIRAPFDGVVGVRTLSPGDYVNSQAVITTIDDLSRMKIDFQVPERFAGKVRPGTTFAVRSQSLPAGTEISGEVYFVASVVDRATRSSEVKGFVNTLAPGLKPGMFTNVELVLEVHHGVLTVPEGSILTTTQGTQIIAVKDQGADKTVEFIPVRTGLRAKGYVEVTPLKGELVESQQIVASGVGALVLYPGTLIEPRPVVTAFQTRTQL, from the coding sequence ATGCCTTCTTCACGAACGACGTTCACCACGATGCTGGGGCTTGCACTCGCGCTCGGGCTCGGTGGCTGCAACAAAAAGACCGAGACGCGCGGTGCCGCGGTCGCGCAACGTCAGCCAGTGGAGGTGGCGCCGCTTACGCGCCAGGATCTCGCCGAGACCCTGAACCTCGTCGGATCGCTCGCCGCGAACGAATCCGCCACGATCCGACCCGAGACGACCGGGCTGGTGCGCGAGATCCATTTCGAGGAAGGCCAGCAGGTCGTGAAGGGTCAGGTGCTGGTGAAGATCGACGACTCGGAGCTGCGGGCGCAGCTGACGCAGGCGGAAGCGCGCTATCGGCTGGCTGAGCTCAATCTCCAGCGCGCGGAACGGCTGGGCGAAACCCAGTCCACCAGCGTGGCGGATGTCGATCGCGCGCGCTCGGAGTTCGCCTCCGCGAAATCCGAGCTGGACCTCATTCGTGTGCGGCTCGATCGGACGGAAATCCGTGCGCCGTTCGATGGAGTGGTGGGCGTTCGCACGCTCTCGCCGGGCGACTACGTCAACTCGCAGGCGGTGATCACGACGATCGACGACCTCAGCCGGATGAAAATCGATTTCCAGGTGCCGGAGCGCTTTGCGGGCAAGGTCCGTCCGGGCACCACGTTCGCGGTGCGTTCGCAGTCATTGCCCGCGGGCACGGAGATCAGCGGTGAAGTTTACTTCGTGGCTTCCGTGGTCGATCGGGCCACACGCTCCAGCGAGGTCAAGGGGTTCGTCAACACCCTCGCGCCCGGGCTCAAGCCCGGCATGTTCACCAATGTCGAACTCGTACTCGAGGTGCACCACGGCGTGTTGACGGTGCCGGAAGGATCGATCCTGACTACGACGCAAGGCACGCAGATTATCGCGGTGAAGGATCAGGGTGCCGACAAGACGGTGGAGTTCATTCCCGTGCGCACCGGGCTGCGCGCCAAGGGCTACGTCGAGGTCACGCCACTCAAGGGGGAACTCGTCGAATCGCAGCAGATCGTGGCCTCGGGCGTCGGCGCGCTGGTGCTGTACCCCGGCACGCTGATCGAGCCGCGACCGGTGGTGACCGCCTTCCAGACCCGGACGCAGCTATGA
- the gcvH gene encoding glycine cleavage system protein GcvH — MSNVPADLRYAKSHEWLKLEADGTATIGITDYAQSSLGDITYVQLPKVGAALKAGETFGVVESVKAASDLYAPAGGTVVAVNAELDSAPDAVNRAPYAEGWMLKLKLANPADANALLNAADYGKLLG, encoded by the coding sequence ATGAGCAACGTTCCCGCCGATCTGCGTTACGCGAAATCCCACGAATGGCTGAAGCTCGAGGCTGACGGCACCGCGACCATTGGCATCACGGACTATGCCCAGAGTTCGTTGGGTGACATCACTTATGTCCAGTTGCCCAAGGTCGGCGCGGCGCTGAAAGCCGGTGAGACATTTGGCGTGGTCGAATCCGTGAAGGCGGCGAGCGATCTGTATGCGCCGGCGGGAGGAACAGTGGTCGCGGTCAACGCTGAGCTGGACAGCGCGCCCGACGCGGTCAATCGCGCGCCCTACGCCGAGGGTTGGATGCTGAAGCTCAAGCTGGCCAACCCCGCGGACGCGAACGCGCTGCTGAACGCGGCGGACTACGGCAAACTGCTGGGGTGA
- the gcvT gene encoding glycine cleavage system aminomethyltransferase GcvT, with amino-acid sequence MSELKRTPLRDFHAAHGARLVDFAGWEMPVQYRSILEEHKAVRRTAGLFDVSHMGEVDVHGPDAARFLNRLVTNDVAKLFPGRVLYSPMCYPNGGVVDDLLVYMREPNRYFLCVNASNVAKDLAWMREQASGFDVTITDRSDDYALLAVQGPAAAAIVQSLTGAKLGALGYYHFGEGTVAGVQCLISRTGYTGEDGFELYHAPADAVTLAEALLRAGAPHGLELAGLGARDSLRLEAGYPLYGHELTAEISPLTAGLGWTVKLNKGADFVGREPLLAEKTNGAPHKVVFFRTGDRRIARAETPVLDGAGQQVGRVLSGTLSPMLNEAIGSALVTTASATPDAPLAVDIRGTRLNLHLVKPPFVALKKAS; translated from the coding sequence ATGAGCGAACTGAAACGCACCCCGCTGCGCGACTTTCATGCCGCGCATGGAGCGAGGTTGGTGGACTTTGCGGGCTGGGAGATGCCCGTCCAATACCGCAGCATCCTTGAGGAGCACAAAGCAGTGCGGCGCACCGCCGGCCTGTTCGACGTGAGTCACATGGGCGAGGTCGACGTGCACGGTCCGGACGCGGCGCGTTTTTTGAATCGGCTCGTCACGAACGACGTCGCCAAGCTTTTCCCCGGCCGCGTGCTTTACTCGCCGATGTGTTATCCCAACGGCGGCGTGGTGGACGATCTGCTCGTCTACATGCGGGAGCCGAATCGCTATTTTCTCTGCGTCAATGCCAGCAACGTGGCGAAGGACCTTGCGTGGATGCGCGAGCAGGCGAGCGGGTTCGACGTGACGATCACGGACCGTTCGGACGACTACGCGCTGCTGGCGGTGCAAGGCCCGGCGGCGGCGGCGATCGTGCAATCGTTGACCGGCGCGAAGCTCGGCGCGCTTGGCTACTACCATTTCGGCGAGGGCACCGTCGCAGGCGTGCAGTGCCTGATCAGCCGGACCGGCTACACTGGCGAGGATGGCTTCGAGCTCTACCATGCACCCGCCGACGCGGTGACGCTCGCCGAGGCGCTGCTCCGCGCGGGCGCGCCGCACGGGCTCGAACTCGCCGGGCTCGGCGCGCGTGACAGCCTGCGGCTCGAGGCGGGTTATCCGCTCTACGGCCACGAACTCACCGCAGAAATCTCGCCGCTGACCGCCGGACTCGGCTGGACGGTGAAGCTCAACAAGGGCGCCGACTTCGTCGGCCGTGAACCGCTGCTGGCCGAGAAGACCAATGGCGCTCCGCACAAGGTCGTGTTTTTCCGCACGGGCGACCGTCGGATCGCGCGCGCGGAAACGCCGGTGCTCGACGGAGCGGGGCAGCAGGTGGGGCGCGTGCTCTCTGGCACGCTCTCACCGATGCTGAACGAGGCGATCGGCTCCGCCTTGGTGACGACGGCCAGCGCCACGCCGGACGCGCCGCTGGCGGTGGATATCCGCGGCACCCGGTTGAATTTGCATCTGGTCAAACCGCCGTTCGTCGCATTGAAGAAAGCATCATGA
- the lgt gene encoding prolipoprotein diacylglyceryl transferase, translating to MLLATWTHHWDPFLIRFSENFGIRYYGLAYVLGFLVAAWLFARYWRAGRSQLPAAQISDFMLAIILGVMIGGRLGSFVLYHPDQLWSDPLSLFRVWEGGMASHGGMIGVTVAVWWFARSRRLPFLHLADLIVSAAPAGLLFGRIANFINGELWGKPTTVPWAVVFANTGGGNLPRHPSQLYEAALEGALLLAFMQWRFWRSDIVQRTPGRLSGEFLLGYALVRAFGEMFREPDEGVSLILGLSRGTFYSFFLVIGGILLILWSRRHAKA from the coding sequence ATGCTTCTCGCCACCTGGACCCACCATTGGGATCCGTTCCTGATCCGGTTCAGCGAAAACTTTGGCATCCGCTACTACGGGCTCGCCTACGTGCTGGGGTTCCTCGTCGCCGCGTGGCTGTTCGCGCGATACTGGCGCGCCGGCCGCTCCCAACTGCCCGCCGCGCAGATCTCCGACTTCATGCTCGCCATCATCCTGGGCGTGATGATCGGCGGACGGCTCGGCTCGTTCGTGCTGTATCATCCTGATCAGCTCTGGAGCGATCCGCTCAGCCTGTTTCGCGTTTGGGAAGGCGGCATGGCGAGTCATGGCGGGATGATCGGTGTGACCGTCGCGGTCTGGTGGTTCGCGCGCTCCCGGCGCTTGCCGTTTCTCCATCTCGCCGACCTGATCGTTTCGGCCGCGCCCGCGGGACTGCTCTTCGGCCGGATCGCTAATTTCATCAATGGCGAACTCTGGGGCAAACCGACGACCGTGCCGTGGGCCGTCGTGTTTGCGAACACTGGGGGCGGCAACCTTCCACGCCATCCGTCGCAACTCTACGAGGCGGCGCTCGAAGGCGCGCTGCTGCTGGCGTTCATGCAATGGCGGTTTTGGCGGAGCGACATCGTGCAGCGAACGCCCGGCCGGCTCAGTGGCGAGTTCCTGCTCGGCTACGCGCTGGTCCGAGCTTTCGGGGAAATGTTTCGCGAACCCGACGAAGGCGTGTCGCTGATCCTCGGGCTCAGCCGCGGCACGTTCTACTCGTTCTTCCTGGTGATCGGCGGAATCTTGCTGATCCTCTGGTCGCGGCGGCACGCGAAGGCGTAA
- a CDS encoding glucose-1-phosphate adenylyltransferase: MINQKRVLSVIMGGGRGTRLHPLTQERSKPAVPLAGKYRLVDIPISNCINSELNRIFILTQFNTASLHRHIQSTYHFDPFGGGFVDILSAEQTEKSVDWYQGTADAVRRNLLHFRAFPHDIVMILSGDQLYRMDFREILQQHINSGADVTLAAVAFPVSKVEGLGLMRVHDDLSIAEFVEKPKDRELIASLALSPALEATLKQPSEEKRCLASMGIYVFNRGVLAESLENTMVDFGKEIIPALLGKKKLFAYIFEGYWEDIGTVHAFFEANLALAQPLPPFNFFEPNAPIYTQDRYLPASKLNRCSIDHVVIGDGSILTDSTLKHCVIGIRSYVGEDSVLEDVVMMGADYYETEEQLAKNIKLSRPRIGVGKGCRVKHAIIDKNARIGDGTVLSAEGKPDGAYANGSVIIRDGVLVVTKGAILPPGTIV; the protein is encoded by the coding sequence ATGATCAACCAAAAGCGCGTGCTGTCTGTCATCATGGGCGGCGGCCGCGGGACCCGACTTCATCCGCTGACCCAGGAGCGCTCGAAACCGGCCGTGCCGCTGGCGGGCAAGTACCGTCTGGTGGACATCCCGATCAGCAACTGCATCAACTCGGAGCTGAACCGGATTTTCATCCTGACGCAGTTCAACACCGCGTCCCTGCACCGTCATATCCAGTCCACGTATCACTTCGATCCGTTCGGCGGCGGCTTCGTCGACATCCTGTCGGCCGAGCAAACGGAAAAGAGCGTCGATTGGTATCAAGGCACCGCCGACGCGGTGCGGCGCAATCTGCTCCATTTCCGCGCCTTCCCGCATGACATCGTCATGATCCTGTCGGGCGACCAGCTGTATCGCATGGATTTTCGTGAGATCCTCCAGCAGCATATCAACAGCGGCGCCGACGTGACACTGGCGGCAGTGGCGTTCCCGGTCTCGAAAGTCGAGGGGCTCGGGCTGATGCGTGTGCACGACGACCTTTCGATCGCCGAGTTTGTCGAGAAGCCGAAGGATCGCGAGTTGATCGCGTCGCTGGCGCTGAGTCCCGCATTGGAAGCGACGCTGAAGCAGCCCTCGGAGGAGAAGCGCTGCCTGGCGTCGATGGGCATTTACGTTTTCAACCGCGGCGTGCTGGCGGAGTCGCTGGAAAACACGATGGTCGATTTCGGCAAGGAGATCATCCCGGCGCTGCTCGGAAAAAAGAAACTCTTCGCTTACATCTTCGAGGGCTATTGGGAGGACATCGGCACCGTGCACGCGTTCTTCGAAGCGAACCTGGCGCTCGCGCAGCCGCTGCCGCCGTTCAATTTCTTCGAGCCCAATGCGCCGATCTACACGCAGGACCGCTACCTCCCCGCGTCGAAGCTCAACCGCTGTTCGATCGATCACGTCGTGATCGGTGACGGCTCGATCCTCACCGATTCGACGCTGAAGCACTGCGTCATCGGCATCCGCTCGTATGTCGGCGAAGACAGCGTGCTCGAGGACGTGGTGATGATGGGCGCGGACTATTACGAGACCGAGGAGCAGCTCGCGAAGAACATCAAGCTCTCGCGGCCGAGGATCGGTGTCGGCAAGGGCTGTCGCGTGAAACATGCGATCATCGACAAGAACGCGCGGATCGGCGACGGCACCGTCCTGAGCGCCGAGGGCAAGCCCGACGGCGCGTACGCGAACGGCTCGGTGATTATCCGCGATGGCGTGCTGGTGGTGACCAAGGGCGCGATCCTGCCGCCGGGCACGATTGTTTGA